The Bradyrhizobium sp. B097 genome contains the following window.
CGAAGTTCGCCATGAACCCGTTCTTTCCGGTCAACACGCTGGCGCTGATGCGCGGCGCGGTGGCCGCGCAGTTCGAGGGCGTGTTCGAGTCCTATTTCCGGGCGGCCTACACCCACATGTGGGTTGAACCCAAGAAGATGGACGACCCGCAGGTGTTCCGCGAGGCATTCCTGTCCTCGGGTATCGACATCGATCGTCTCATCGCCCGCGCCCAGCAGGACGACGTCAAGAAGAAACTGATCGACAACACCAGCGACGCGGTCGCGCGCGGCTCGTTCGGATCGCCGACGTTCTATGTCGGCAACGAGATCTTCTTCGGCAAGGACAAGGTGCGCGAGGTCGAGGAAGAGATCGTCGCGCAGCTGGCTGCGGGGCAGCGCAAGACCGCCTGAGCGGAAATTCCTCAACACAAGCCCGAAGGGCAGCGACAGGGAGGTTTGAGTGCAGGCGCCGATCCGGATTATCGAGGGAAGTGTGGAAGGCTTGCCGAACCGCCTCCACGAGGTGATCGATCACCACGTCGCGGCGACGCCGGATCATCCGGCGCTGATCGACGACAAGGGGCGGCTGACCTATCGCGAGCTCGATCGAACGGTCGGCCGCGTCGCCGAGGCATTGCAGGCGCTGGGCATCCGCGCCGGCGACCGCATGATGATCGTGAGCGAGAATTCGATTCCGCTGGCCTGCCTGCTGCTGGCGGCGAGCCGGCTCGATGTCTGGTCAATCGTGGTCAATCCGAGGCTGTCGCCGCGGGAGCTGGATCAGATCAGGGATCACAGCGGCGCCCGCCGCGTGCTGCTGACTGCCGACGTGTCGCAAGAAGCGGCCACCCATGCCGCGCGCTATGAGGCTGTTGTGCAGGATGTCGGCCCGCTCCGCGGCGTTGCCGTCACCGGCCTGAACTTAGCGACCACGGCCGAGCCGGTCGAGGCCGACGGCGCAAACCAGGTCGCGGTCCTGATCTACACGTCCGGCACCACCGGTACGCCGAAGGGCGTGATGCTGACCCATCGCAATCTGCTGTTCAGCGCCCGCGGCACCGCCGGCTTCCGCAAGATGGCGGCCGACGACGTGCAATATTGCGTGCTGCCGATCTCGCATATCGTCGGCATCTCGCTGCTGACGATGACCTTGATGGTCGGCGCCACCGTGCGGCTGGTCGCCAAATACGACCCGGCCGCGCTGGTCAAGGCGATGGCCGAGGAGGGCATCACGATCCTGAACGGAGTGCCCGCCACCTACCAGCGCCTGCTCGAATACCGGCGCAATGCCGGCCTGCCGAGGCTCGATCGCGGCCGGTTGCGGGTGATCTCGGTGGCCGGTGCGCCACTCGATCTCGATCTCAAATCCCGGGTCGAGCAGGAGCTCGACCTGCCGCTGCTCAATGGCTATGGCATCACCGAATGCTCGCCCGGCATCTCGGGCGTCCGGCCCGATAATCCGCGGGCCGACCATGCGGTCGGCACGGTGATGCCGGGGTTGGAGGCAAAGCTGGTCGGTCGCGATCTGAAGCCGGTTGCATCGGGTGAAGTCGGCGAGCTGCATGTCCGCGGCCCGAACGTGATGCGCGGCTATTACCGCGCGCCTGATCTGACCGCAAAGGCGATCGACCCCGACGGCTGGTTCAACACCGGCGACCTGGCCCGCTTCGAGAATGAGGTCCTCTACATCGTCGGGCGCACCAAGGAGATGATCATCCGCTCCGGGTTCAACGTCTATCCGGCCGAGATCGAGGCGGTGCTGAGCACGCACGACGCCGTTGTGCAGTGCGCCGTGGTCGGCCGGCCGGTCGCGGGCAATGAGGAAATCATTGCGTTTGTGCAGCTGATCAAGGGTTCGACGGCCACCGTGCAGGACCTGATGGCCCATATTGCCCCGCAACTCACCTCGTACAAGCGCCCGTCCGAGATTATCCTGATGGACGTGCTGCCCGCGACATCGACGGGCAAGCTGCTGAAGCACAAGCTCGCGGAGTCGCTGCGCAGCTGAGGCTGAGCCGCCGTGTCGTCCGCAACATCGTTCACTCGAACAAGACCGGAGTACACCATGCAGAAGAGAAACAAGACGGTCGCCGTCATTGGTGCCGGTGATTTCATCGGCGGCGAGATCGCCAAGAAATTCGCCTCCGAAGGCTTCACGGTCTTCGCCGGCCGCCGCAACGGCGACAAGCTCGCGCCGCTGGTCAAGGAGATCGAGGCCGCCGGCGGCGAGATCCATGCGCGTTCACTCGATGCGCGCAAGGAGGAGGAGATCACGGCGTTCCTCAACGACGCAGACAAGCATGCGCCGCTGGAGGTCTGCATCTTCAACATCGGCGCGAACGTCAATTTCCCGATCCTGGAGACCACCGAGCGCGTGTTCCGCAAGGTCTGGGAGATGGCCTGCTACTCCGGCTTCCTGGCGGGGCGCGAGGCGGCGCGGCTGATGACGGCGCGCGGCGAGGGCAACATCTTCTTCACCGGCGCGACCGCGTCGCTGCGCGGCGGCAGCGGTTATGCGGCCTTTGCCAGCGCCAAGTTCGGCCTGCGCGCCGTGGCGCAGGCGATGGCGCGCGAGCTCGGGCCGAAGAACATCCATGTCGCGCATCTGATTATTGATTCCGGCGTCGATACCGAATGGGTACGGCAGCGCCGCATCGAGGCGCTCGGCCCGAACGCGCTCGACAATCCCGATCTGTTGATGCCGCCGGCTTCAGTCGCAACGTCCTACTGGCAGCTCTACCAGCAGCCGAAGAGTGCCTGGACCTTCGAGCTCGAAATCCGGCCCTTCGGCGAGAAGTGGTAGGGAGCACGGCAGATGGAGCTCGCGCTCTCTCCTGAAGACGCGGCGTTTCGCGACGAAGTCCGCGCCTTCATCAAGGACAATTATCCGGCGGAGATGCGCGTCCCCAATCCGGAGACCGACCTCTCCAAGGAGCAGATGCTGCTGTGGCATCGCATCCTGCACGAGAAGGGCTGGATCGCGCCGCTCTGGCCCAAGGAATATGGCGGACCCGGCTGGTCGATCACCCGCCGCTTCATCTTCGAGCAGGAGACGACGCGCGCCGGCACGATGCCGCCGCTGGCCTTCAGCGTCACCATGGTTGGCCCCGTCATCTACACCTTCGGCAACGCGGCGCAGAAGGCGAAATTCCTGCCGCGCATTCTGTCCGGCGAGGATTGGTGGTGCCAGGGTTATTCGGAGCCGGGTTCCGGCTCCGATCTCGCCACCGTCCGCACCAAGGCAGTGCGCGACGGCGATCACTACATCGTCAACGGGCACAAGACCTGGACCACGCTGGCGCAGCACGCCGACTGGATCTTCTGCCTGGTTCGCACCGATCCGGCCGCCAAGCCGCAATCCGGCATCTCGTTTCTCTTGATCGACATGAAGTCGCCGGGGGTGACGGTGCGCCCGATCATCACCATCGACGGCTCGCACGAGGTCAACGACGTCTTCCTGGAGAACGTCCGCGTCCCCGCCGAGAACCTGATCGGTGAGGAGAACAAAGGCTGGACCTACGCCAAATTCCTGCTCGGCAATGAGCGCACCAGCATGGCCGGCATCGGCCGCTCGACGCGCTACATCGCGCGGC
Protein-coding sequences here:
- a CDS encoding 2-hydroxychromene-2-carboxylate isomerase is translated as MAAPLRVEFHFDFGSPNAYLAELALPGIERRTGVKFDYIPVLLGGVYKATGNMSPGESLRGIKNKPEYNALETERFLRRHNVTKFAMNPFFPVNTLALMRGAVAAQFEGVFESYFRAAYTHMWVEPKKMDDPQVFREAFLSSGIDIDRLIARAQQDDVKKKLIDNTSDAVARGSFGSPTFYVGNEIFFGKDKVREVEEEIVAQLAAGQRKTA
- a CDS encoding class I adenylate-forming enzyme family protein, with protein sequence MQAPIRIIEGSVEGLPNRLHEVIDHHVAATPDHPALIDDKGRLTYRELDRTVGRVAEALQALGIRAGDRMMIVSENSIPLACLLLAASRLDVWSIVVNPRLSPRELDQIRDHSGARRVLLTADVSQEAATHAARYEAVVQDVGPLRGVAVTGLNLATTAEPVEADGANQVAVLIYTSGTTGTPKGVMLTHRNLLFSARGTAGFRKMAADDVQYCVLPISHIVGISLLTMTLMVGATVRLVAKYDPAALVKAMAEEGITILNGVPATYQRLLEYRRNAGLPRLDRGRLRVISVAGAPLDLDLKSRVEQELDLPLLNGYGITECSPGISGVRPDNPRADHAVGTVMPGLEAKLVGRDLKPVASGEVGELHVRGPNVMRGYYRAPDLTAKAIDPDGWFNTGDLARFENEVLYIVGRTKEMIIRSGFNVYPAEIEAVLSTHDAVVQCAVVGRPVAGNEEIIAFVQLIKGSTATVQDLMAHIAPQLTSYKRPSEIILMDVLPATSTGKLLKHKLAESLRS
- a CDS encoding SDR family oxidoreductase, coding for MQKRNKTVAVIGAGDFIGGEIAKKFASEGFTVFAGRRNGDKLAPLVKEIEAAGGEIHARSLDARKEEEITAFLNDADKHAPLEVCIFNIGANVNFPILETTERVFRKVWEMACYSGFLAGREAARLMTARGEGNIFFTGATASLRGGSGYAAFASAKFGLRAVAQAMARELGPKNIHVAHLIIDSGVDTEWVRQRRIEALGPNALDNPDLLMPPASVATSYWQLYQQPKSAWTFELEIRPFGEKW
- a CDS encoding acyl-CoA dehydrogenase family protein produces the protein MELALSPEDAAFRDEVRAFIKDNYPAEMRVPNPETDLSKEQMLLWHRILHEKGWIAPLWPKEYGGPGWSITRRFIFEQETTRAGTMPPLAFSVTMVGPVIYTFGNAAQKAKFLPRILSGEDWWCQGYSEPGSGSDLATVRTKAVRDGDHYIVNGHKTWTTLAQHADWIFCLVRTDPAAKPQSGISFLLIDMKSPGVTVRPIITIDGSHEVNDVFLENVRVPAENLIGEENKGWTYAKFLLGNERTSMAGIGRSTRYIARLKKIVKAEIPEDDPAHLEFIRDIARVELDVLALEATELRVVAQMARGIDPGPAASLFKIRGTEIFQDITELTHRAIGNDGLAIREHPVSANHFMPGPDYGHTASEKYLNSRKLSIYGGSNEIQRNIIAKAVLGL